Proteins from a single region of Pseudomonas phenolilytica:
- a CDS encoding methyl-accepting chemotaxis protein translates to MTARYTVQSRDELGELGQLFNDGVARIRELIERVGLTVGEVERQAGRVENVSGESNQTVSEQRSQIEQVATAMNQMSATAQAVATSAEAAVGSAQDVNAETVSGRGLVSAQVSGIQRLAEEIEQSVQVINRLADDSAAISQVLDVIKGIAEQTNLLALNAAIEAARAGEQGRGFAVVADEVRNLARRTQQSTEEIEQMIARLQGGVGAAVKTMHASHALAEGTVSQSAQVEQALEHILGAVGSIVDQSQQIAAAAEQQTAVAHDIDRNIVAINEAGKRTAEGAGHTEQASRELTQLVGQLQRLIGAFRV, encoded by the coding sequence ATGACCGCGCGTTACACGGTGCAGAGCCGCGACGAGCTGGGTGAGCTGGGCCAGCTGTTCAACGACGGTGTGGCACGGATTCGCGAGCTGATCGAGCGGGTCGGCCTGACGGTCGGCGAAGTCGAGCGTCAGGCCGGGCGCGTGGAGAACGTCTCCGGCGAGAGCAACCAGACGGTCTCCGAGCAGCGCAGCCAGATCGAACAGGTCGCCACGGCGATGAACCAGATGTCCGCCACCGCCCAGGCGGTGGCCACCAGCGCCGAGGCGGCGGTGGGCAGTGCGCAGGACGTCAACGCCGAAACCGTCAGCGGTCGTGGCCTGGTCAGCGCGCAGGTCAGCGGCATCCAGCGGCTGGCCGAGGAAATCGAGCAGTCGGTGCAGGTTATCAACCGCCTGGCCGACGACAGCGCGGCGATCAGCCAGGTGCTCGACGTGATCAAGGGCATCGCCGAACAGACCAACCTGCTCGCCCTCAACGCCGCGATCGAGGCGGCGCGCGCCGGCGAGCAGGGCCGCGGCTTCGCCGTGGTCGCCGACGAGGTGCGCAACCTGGCGCGGCGCACGCAGCAGTCCACCGAGGAGATCGAGCAGATGATCGCGCGCCTGCAGGGCGGCGTCGGCGCGGCGGTGAAGACCATGCACGCCAGCCATGCGCTGGCTGAGGGCACGGTCAGCCAGTCGGCGCAGGTGGAGCAGGCGCTGGAGCACATCCTCGGCGCGGTCGGCAGCATCGTCGACCAGAGCCAGCAGATCGCCGCGGCGGCCGAGCAGCAGACGGCCGTGGCGCACGACATCGACCGCAACATCGTGGCGATCAACGAAGCCGGCAAGCGCACCGCCGAGGGCGCCGGGCATACCGAGCAGGCCAGCCGCGAACTGACTCAGCTGGTGGGCCAGTTGCAGCGGCTGATTGGCGCCTTCCGCGTCTAG